Proteins from a genomic interval of Veillonellaceae bacterium:
- a CDS encoding pyrimidine-nucleoside phosphorylase: MRLLDIIAKKRDGKILDAAEIKALVQAYTMNELPDYQMAAWLMAIYFRGMSHQETAALTLAMADSGQMLDLSKVPGIKVDKHSTGGVADTTTLILAPLVATAGIPIAKMSGRGLGFTGGTIDKLEAIPGFKTALSQADFIDTIQKHGIALTSQNSMIAPADGKMYSLRDVTATVESIPLIASSIMSKKIAAGADKILLDVKVGNGAFMKNIDSAVELASTMVEIGKLVNRETIAILTSMEEPLGAAVGNSLEVIEAIEVLQGRGPTSLRDVCLVLGSYMIKLAGRVETLDEGRYLLTELLNNKSALMKFKEFIAGQGGNAAIVDDYNLLPQAKYKITVSSSQKGYINHIDAAKIGYAAMILGAGREYKDQKIDLSAGIVLKSRVGNEIECGQPIADIYTNSKEKAVIAQQLILESFSYTSQKVSSTQLILGIVDKDGYKSF, translated from the coding sequence ATGCGATTACTTGATATTATTGCGAAAAAACGTGATGGTAAGATTTTAGATGCTGCTGAGATAAAGGCGTTGGTTCAGGCTTATACTATGAATGAGCTTCCAGATTATCAGATGGCGGCTTGGTTAATGGCAATTTATTTTAGAGGAATGTCGCACCAAGAGACTGCTGCTTTGACCCTAGCGATGGCTGATTCCGGACAAATGCTTGATCTAAGTAAAGTGCCCGGAATTAAAGTCGATAAGCACAGCACTGGTGGGGTTGCTGACACTACCACGCTAATACTTGCTCCCTTAGTAGCAACCGCCGGTATTCCGATAGCTAAGATGTCAGGGCGCGGACTAGGTTTTACTGGCGGAACAATTGATAAGCTCGAAGCTATACCAGGCTTTAAAACAGCACTTTCCCAAGCTGATTTTATTGACACCATACAAAAACATGGTATTGCACTAACAAGTCAAAACTCAATGATTGCTCCAGCTGACGGTAAAATGTATTCTCTTCGCGATGTTACTGCAACTGTAGAGAGCATTCCGCTGATAGCCTCATCAATAATGAGTAAGAAGATAGCCGCGGGAGCAGATAAAATTTTACTTGATGTAAAGGTCGGCAACGGGGCGTTTATGAAAAATATTGATTCTGCTGTTGAATTAGCTTCAACGATGGTTGAAATTGGAAAGCTTGTTAACCGCGAAACAATAGCTATTTTGACTAGTATGGAAGAGCCGCTTGGAGCTGCAGTTGGCAATAGTCTCGAAGTTATAGAGGCTATCGAAGTATTGCAAGGCAGGGGTCCTACTAGCCTAAGGGATGTATGTTTGGTTCTCGGCTCATATATGATAAAGCTTGCCGGGCGTGTTGAAACGCTTGATGAAGGACGATATCTTTTGACTGAACTGTTGAATAATAAGTCAGCTTTAATGAAATTTAAGGAGTTTATCGCTGGTCAAGGTGGTAATGCAGCAATCGTTGATGATTATAATTTACTACCTCAGGCAAAATATAAAATAACTGTCAGTAGCAGCCAGAAGGGATATATAAATCATATTGATGCAGCAAAGATAGGATACGCTGCCATGATTTTAGGAGCTGGCCGAGAATATAAAGATCAAAAAATTGATTTATCAGCTGGGATTGTACTCAAAAGCCGAGTAGGCAATGAAATTGAGTGCGGCCAACCTATCGCTGATATTTATACAAATAGTAAAGAAAAGGCGGTTATTGCACAACAATTAATTCTTGAATCTTTCTCATACACAAGTCAAAAGGTCTCATCTACTCAACTAATACTAGGGATCGTAGATAAAGATGGCTATAAAAGTTTTTAG